The Lichenihabitans psoromatis genome contains a region encoding:
- a CDS encoding PLP-dependent aminotransferase family protein has product MTDWLPNLDQSDKPRYLAIADAIASDIVAGRLSTADRLPPQRKLAARLGIDFTTVARGYGEAQKRGLVIAKVGQGTSVAGRAFASSPIGRSSARPLMVDLSMNLPPEQNDPALLRRMQEGIAAISQDVMGLLRYQGFGGAPADKDAASSWLGRRALVPTQDRIFVTPGAHPALLGIFGLLAQRGEVILCEAITYPGARAIAAQLGVSLVGLPIDRDGIDPDAFADACRALKPKALYLNPTLHNPTTLTIPKDRRDAIAATARHFNVPIIEDDAYGFIPIKSPPPFAAIVPDITWHVAGLAKCIGAGLRVAYVLAPDTRSGWPFMAALRTANVMASPLTAAIATRWIEDGTADAILSFIRAEAAARQSLATSILPAGSYQADPISFNLWINLPPPWTRSAFIGHMRETGIGVVASDVFTVAGTPHEAVRVCLGGPTSREQVRRSLEFMAHSFTDGPALA; this is encoded by the coding sequence ATGACAGATTGGCTGCCCAACCTCGATCAGAGCGACAAGCCGCGCTATTTAGCGATTGCAGACGCCATCGCCTCCGACATCGTGGCGGGCCGTCTGTCGACCGCCGACCGCCTCCCGCCGCAGCGCAAGCTCGCGGCTCGGCTGGGCATCGATTTCACGACGGTGGCGCGCGGTTACGGCGAAGCGCAAAAACGCGGGCTCGTTATCGCCAAGGTGGGCCAAGGGACGTCGGTCGCCGGACGCGCTTTCGCCTCCTCTCCGATCGGGCGATCGAGCGCTCGGCCGTTGATGGTCGATCTGTCGATGAATCTGCCCCCCGAGCAGAACGATCCGGCGCTGCTGCGGCGCATGCAGGAGGGCATCGCCGCCATCTCGCAGGACGTGATGGGACTGCTGCGCTACCAGGGATTTGGAGGAGCGCCCGCCGACAAGGACGCGGCGTCGAGTTGGCTCGGCCGTCGTGCGTTGGTGCCGACGCAAGACCGTATCTTCGTGACGCCTGGCGCCCATCCCGCCCTGCTGGGAATCTTTGGGCTGCTGGCGCAACGCGGCGAGGTGATCCTGTGCGAGGCCATCACCTACCCCGGCGCCCGCGCCATCGCGGCGCAACTCGGGGTGTCACTCGTCGGGCTCCCGATCGACCGCGACGGGATCGACCCCGATGCCTTCGCCGACGCCTGCCGGGCCTTGAAGCCGAAGGCGCTCTATCTCAACCCGACGCTGCACAATCCGACCACGCTGACGATCCCAAAGGACCGGCGCGACGCCATAGCGGCCACAGCGCGCCACTTCAACGTCCCAATCATTGAAGACGACGCCTACGGCTTCATCCCCATCAAGAGCCCCCCGCCCTTCGCCGCGATCGTGCCGGATATCACATGGCATGTCGCTGGGCTCGCCAAATGCATCGGGGCGGGCCTGCGTGTCGCCTATGTCCTGGCACCCGACACGCGGTCCGGCTGGCCCTTCATGGCGGCCTTGCGCACCGCCAACGTCATGGCCTCGCCTCTGACAGCCGCGATCGCGACACGCTGGATCGAGGACGGCACTGCCGACGCCATCCTGAGCTTCATTCGCGCGGAAGCCGCGGCCCGGCAGTCGCTCGCGACATCCATCTTGCCGGCTGGCTCGTATCAAGCCGACCCCATCAGCTTCAATCTCTGGATCAATCTGCCGCCGCCGTGGACGCGCTCCGCCTTCATCGGCCACATGCGGGAGACCGGCATTGGGGTTGTGGCCAGCGACGTCTTCACAGTGGCCGGAACGCCGCACGAGGCCGTGCGCGTCTGTCTCGGCGGCCCGACCAGTCGCGAGCAGGTGCGCCGGTCGCTGGA
- a CDS encoding MSMEG_0572/Sll0783 family nitrogen starvation response protein has translation MPAVQKPAHEKGDYFVDYEEKVFEDVKAEPGQKALVTFHTVAFEGSIGFVNLLQATRLLRKGFETSVLLYGPGVTLGIQRGFPKIGDEAFPGHLNMNNQLTKFMDEGGKVYACRFALQALYGHGEPSLIPGIRPIAPTDVLDLMLIHNRDGAFMVHTWTV, from the coding sequence ATGCCCGCCGTACAAAAGCCCGCCCATGAAAAGGGAGATTATTTCGTCGATTACGAAGAGAAGGTCTTCGAGGACGTGAAAGCCGAGCCCGGTCAAAAGGCCCTGGTGACCTTCCATACGGTGGCGTTCGAAGGCTCGATCGGTTTCGTCAATTTGCTGCAAGCGACGCGGCTGCTGCGCAAGGGCTTCGAAACCTCGGTTCTGCTCTATGGCCCCGGCGTCACGCTCGGGATCCAGCGCGGCTTCCCGAAGATCGGCGATGAGGCTTTTCCGGGCCACCTGAACATGAACAATCAGCTCACGAAATTCATGGACGAGGGTGGCAAGGTCTACGCGTGCCGCTTCGCCCTCCAGGCCCTCTACGGACATGGCGAACCCTCGCTGATCCCCGGCATTCGGCCGATCGCCCCGACTGACGTGCTCGATCTCATGCTGATCCACAACCGGGATGGCGCCTTCATGGTCCACACCTGGACCGTCTGA
- a CDS encoding Nit6803 family nitrilase has protein sequence MSGARMVRVAAVQIAPDLDSRDGTLDRVLAAIAEAAGKGVELIVFPETFVPWYPYFSFVHPPVMTGAEHIRLYENGVMVPGPVTEAVAAAARRHTMVVALGVNERDHGSLYNAQLIFDADGTLKLKRRKLTPTFHERMIWGQGDGAGLKVVDTAVGRVGALACWEHYNPLARYALMAQHEEIHVAQFPGSLVGPIFADQIEVTIRHHALESGCFVVNATGWLTEDQIARICPEEKLRKALRGGCMTAIVSPEGAHVVPPLTQGEGLLVADLDMGLIVKRKRMMDSVGHYARPELMSLLLDQRPATPMHMTTAPQTSAPGNPADERDDTDRVGDGASDQRIAVVRSAAS, from the coding sequence ATGTCCGGAGCCCGGATGGTGCGCGTCGCGGCAGTGCAGATCGCGCCAGACCTCGACAGTCGCGATGGAACCCTTGATCGCGTTCTCGCCGCCATAGCCGAGGCCGCCGGCAAGGGGGTCGAACTGATCGTCTTCCCCGAGACGTTCGTCCCCTGGTACCCGTATTTCTCCTTCGTCCACCCGCCGGTCATGACGGGCGCCGAGCACATACGCCTTTACGAGAATGGCGTGATGGTGCCAGGGCCGGTGACCGAGGCCGTCGCTGCGGCGGCACGGCGGCACACCATGGTGGTCGCGCTCGGCGTCAACGAGCGTGACCACGGCTCCCTCTATAACGCTCAACTGATCTTCGATGCCGACGGCACCCTAAAGCTCAAGCGCCGCAAGCTGACCCCGACCTTTCACGAACGGATGATCTGGGGACAAGGGGACGGCGCTGGCCTCAAGGTGGTCGATACGGCCGTAGGCCGCGTCGGAGCGCTGGCGTGCTGGGAGCACTATAACCCGCTCGCGCGCTACGCCTTGATGGCGCAGCACGAGGAAATCCACGTCGCACAATTTCCCGGGTCGCTGGTCGGTCCCATCTTCGCCGACCAGATCGAGGTGACGATCCGCCACCACGCGCTGGAAAGCGGCTGCTTCGTTGTCAATGCCACGGGGTGGCTCACCGAAGATCAGATCGCTCGCATTTGTCCCGAGGAAAAACTGCGGAAGGCGCTGCGCGGTGGCTGCATGACGGCTATCGTCTCGCCCGAAGGCGCTCATGTGGTTCCGCCCCTGACGCAAGGCGAGGGCTTGCTCGTGGCCGACCTCGACATGGGCCTCATCGTCAAACGCAAGCGGATGATGGACTCGGTCGGCCACTACGCCCGCCCCGAGCTGATGAGCCTGCTGCTCGACCAGCGGCCCGCGACCCCAATGCACATGACCACCGCCCCGCAAACCTCCGCACCCGGGAACCCCGCCGATGAACGCGATGATACCGACCGAGTTGGCGACGGAGCGTCTGATCAACGAATTGCAGTCGTTCGGAGTGCGGCTAGTTGA
- a CDS encoding MSMEG_0568 family radical SAM protein, whose protein sequence is MIPTELATERLINELQSFGVRLVDPKAGADSRRGGAGPSDHKALTIDGMTVMVPVHTAPAFESPYVAEKPGPDGRGRITRDGITVADFGLPSRPRFYDLSTSDGIPYSKIAVLHGRDVLATTVLQTCIRYQSRTKTCQFCAIGQSLAAGRTIERKTPAHLAEVAKAAVELDGVKHMVMTTGTPPGNDRGAAILAESAAAVKAAVALPIQVQCEPPDDDIWFERMRDAGADALGMHLEAVTPEVRARIMPGKAQVSIARYLSAFAAAVPVFGRGQVSTYILAGLGDTVEDILSISKTLVALGVYPFVVPFVPISGTPLESHPGPDAAFMHAILKPLATMLVASGMTAADVKAGCGKCGACSALSTYERRLTA, encoded by the coding sequence ATGATACCGACCGAGTTGGCGACGGAGCGTCTGATCAACGAATTGCAGTCGTTCGGAGTGCGGCTAGTTGATCCCAAGGCAGGGGCCGACAGCCGCCGCGGGGGCGCCGGACCGTCGGATCACAAGGCGCTCACGATCGACGGCATGACCGTCATGGTGCCGGTGCATACGGCTCCCGCTTTCGAGAGCCCGTATGTCGCCGAGAAGCCCGGCCCCGATGGGCGCGGCCGCATCACGCGGGATGGCATCACGGTCGCAGATTTTGGCCTGCCGTCCCGTCCGCGCTTCTACGATCTGTCGACCTCGGACGGCATTCCTTACTCGAAAATTGCGGTGCTGCACGGGCGCGACGTGCTGGCGACGACCGTGCTGCAGACCTGCATCCGGTACCAGAGCCGCACCAAGACCTGCCAGTTCTGCGCTATCGGCCAATCGCTCGCGGCCGGCCGCACCATCGAGCGCAAGACGCCGGCGCATCTGGCCGAGGTTGCCAAGGCGGCGGTCGAACTCGACGGCGTCAAACACATGGTGATGACGACGGGAACGCCGCCTGGCAACGATCGGGGTGCCGCCATTCTGGCCGAGAGCGCCGCCGCCGTGAAGGCCGCCGTCGCCCTGCCGATCCAGGTGCAATGCGAGCCGCCGGACGACGACATCTGGTTCGAGCGCATGCGCGATGCGGGCGCTGATGCGCTCGGCATGCACCTTGAGGCCGTGACGCCGGAGGTCCGCGCCCGGATCATGCCCGGGAAAGCGCAGGTGTCGATCGCGCGATATCTCTCGGCCTTCGCGGCCGCCGTGCCTGTCTTCGGGCGGGGCCAGGTGTCGACCTATATCCTCGCGGGCCTCGGCGACACCGTCGAGGACATCCTGTCGATCAGTAAGACGCTCGTGGCGCTCGGGGTTTACCCCTTCGTCGTGCCCTTCGTGCCGATCTCCGGGACGCCGCTCGAAAGTCATCCGGGGCCCGATGCCGCCTTCATGCATGCCATCTTGAAGCCGCTCGCCACGATGCTGGTCGCGAGCGGCATGACGGCGGCCGACGTCAAGGCTGGATGCGGCAAGTGCGGCGCCTGTTCGGCGCTGTCGACCTACGAGCGAAGGCTGACCGCATGA
- a CDS encoding MSMEG_0567/Sll0786 family nitrogen starvation N-acetyltransferase translates to MIFDPVRPFVSSAFHIKFAADAWEHRGAAALRRQVFCAEQGLFGTDDRDALDEVAIPIVALSSYTVVPDAVVGTVRIHEAEPGTWWGSRLAVAADHRRVGALGASLIRLAVSSAHARGCTKFVAHVQSQNALLFQRLHWEIVGEIDLHGLPHKKMRADLAFYPPFATPESGFLALPRRAA, encoded by the coding sequence ATGATCTTCGATCCCGTCCGGCCCTTCGTGTCGAGCGCCTTTCACATCAAATTCGCGGCCGACGCCTGGGAGCATCGCGGTGCGGCAGCTCTGCGCCGCCAAGTCTTCTGCGCCGAGCAGGGGCTGTTCGGGACCGATGACCGCGATGCGCTCGACGAGGTCGCGATCCCGATCGTGGCGCTGTCGTCCTATACGGTCGTGCCCGATGCGGTCGTCGGCACGGTGCGGATCCATGAGGCCGAGCCTGGGACGTGGTGGGGATCGCGCCTCGCGGTTGCCGCAGACCATCGTCGGGTCGGAGCGCTCGGGGCCTCGCTCATCCGTCTCGCGGTGTCCTCCGCCCACGCCCGCGGCTGCACGAAATTCGTGGCCCATGTGCAAAGCCAGAACGCGCTGCTGTTCCAGCGGCTGCATTGGGAGATCGTCGGCGAGATCGACCTGCACGGCCTTCCGCACAAAAAGATGCGCGCCGATCTCGCCTTCTACCCGCCGTTTGCGACCCCGGAATCCGGCTTTCTCGCGCTGCCCCGGCGAGCGGCCTGA
- a CDS encoding sll0787 family AIR synthase-like protein: MLDGRAFAAIAATLTASRSMAGKADIGRVAEALGLSAASAVPVGDDCAAIPDGDEYLLLAIEGFMNEFVAGDPWFAGWCGIMVNLSDIAAMGGRPIAVVDALWAKGEVEAEPVLRGLRDASASYGVPIVGGHSNLRTDRGQLSVAVLGRAKRLLTSFDARPGQSLIAAIDLRGRYRDPFSNWEAATDAPASRLRGDLDLLPQIAEAGLSRAGKDISQGGLVGTAAMLAECSRVAIDIDIAACPRPEGVDLARWLLSFPSFGHILAVDPPDVVAVTQMFAARGIASAAVGRIAEGSAVTVSHAGDRATIWDFATSPLITAADRQAA; the protein is encoded by the coding sequence ATGCTGGATGGACGCGCCTTCGCCGCCATCGCGGCCACACTGACCGCGAGCCGCAGCATGGCCGGGAAGGCCGATATCGGCCGCGTCGCAGAGGCGCTCGGCCTCTCGGCTGCGTCGGCCGTGCCGGTCGGCGACGATTGCGCCGCCATCCCCGATGGAGACGAGTATCTGCTGCTCGCAATCGAGGGTTTCATGAACGAGTTCGTCGCGGGCGATCCCTGGTTCGCCGGCTGGTGCGGCATCATGGTCAACTTGTCCGACATCGCCGCCATGGGCGGCCGTCCGATCGCTGTGGTGGACGCGCTCTGGGCCAAGGGCGAGGTGGAAGCCGAGCCGGTCTTGCGCGGGCTGCGTGACGCTTCGGCGTCGTATGGCGTGCCGATCGTCGGCGGCCACAGCAACTTGCGGACAGATCGCGGCCAGCTTTCGGTCGCGGTCCTCGGCCGTGCCAAGCGCCTGCTGACCAGTTTCGACGCCCGGCCCGGCCAGAGCCTCATCGCCGCGATCGACCTGCGCGGCCGCTACCGCGACCCCTTTTCCAACTGGGAGGCGGCAACGGACGCGCCAGCCTCGCGGTTGCGCGGCGATCTCGATCTGCTGCCGCAGATTGCGGAGGCGGGCCTTTCGCGCGCCGGCAAGGATATCAGCCAGGGCGGCCTCGTCGGTACGGCGGCGATGCTTGCCGAGTGTTCTCGGGTCGCGATCGACATCGACATCGCGGCCTGTCCTCGGCCGGAGGGTGTCGATCTGGCCCGCTGGCTGCTCAGCTTTCCGAGTTTTGGCCACATCCTGGCGGTCGATCCTCCCGATGTCGTCGCCGTCACGCAAATGTTCGCGGCACGCGGCATCGCGTCGGCGGCCGTCGGCCGCATTGCGGAGGGAAGCGCCGTGACCGTGTCGCACGCCGGCGACCGCGCTACGATCTGGGATTTCGCCACAAGCCCGTTGATCACGGCTGCCGATCGGCAAGCGGCATGA
- a CDS encoding MSMEG_0565 family glycosyltransferase, translating into MTGHPLRIALLAHSTNPRGGVVHALEVGNALATLGHAAVVHAPDAAGHGFFRATICDTVPVVASRLMPGDVLALIETRVADYLRHFADPEHRRFDIFHAQDGISGNAMATLKQRGLIQGFVRTVHHLDSFADLRIAALQRRAVVEADAHVVVSQKWREVLDEEFGLDATVIGNGVDRRRYSQHGHPSDLAFGRSLGLRRGPVFLSIGGIEERKNTVRLLQAFTQVVAFHPDAQLIIAGGSSLLDHDAYQARFASVLTDSDLPAGAVLCIGPVADADMPALYRVADALVFPSIKEGFGLVVLEAMASGLPVVTAAIRPFTDYLDADDVVWCAPDQISSIADAMMVVLEPALAAALVARGHRVAARHDWRRAAEALGSVYQTMGAFTHA; encoded by the coding sequence ATGACGGGCCACCCACTCCGCATCGCCTTGCTGGCCCATTCCACCAATCCGCGCGGCGGCGTCGTCCACGCGCTCGAAGTCGGCAACGCGTTGGCAACGCTCGGCCATGCGGCGGTCGTCCACGCGCCGGATGCGGCTGGCCATGGCTTCTTCCGCGCGACCATCTGCGACACGGTGCCGGTCGTGGCGTCCCGTTTGATGCCGGGCGACGTTCTCGCTCTGATCGAGACGCGGGTCGCCGACTATCTCCGCCATTTCGCAGACCCAGAGCATCGCCGCTTCGATATCTTTCACGCCCAAGACGGCATTTCCGGCAATGCCATGGCGACCCTGAAGCAACGCGGGCTTATCCAAGGATTTGTCCGCACCGTCCATCATCTCGACAGCTTCGCCGATCTCCGTATAGCGGCCCTCCAGCGGCGCGCCGTCGTCGAGGCGGATGCCCATGTGGTCGTCAGCCAAAAATGGCGCGAGGTGCTTGACGAGGAGTTCGGACTCGACGCGACGGTGATCGGCAATGGCGTCGACCGGCGGCGCTATTCGCAGCACGGCCATCCCAGCGACCTCGCTTTCGGTCGCAGCCTTGGTCTGCGTCGCGGGCCGGTGTTCTTGTCGATCGGCGGTATCGAGGAACGCAAGAACACGGTGCGGCTTCTGCAAGCCTTCACTCAGGTGGTGGCTTTCCACCCCGACGCGCAACTCATCATCGCGGGTGGCAGCTCCCTGCTCGACCACGACGCCTATCAGGCCCGGTTCGCAAGTGTCTTGACGGACAGCGACCTTCCGGCGGGCGCCGTCCTTTGCATCGGCCCGGTCGCCGATGCCGACATGCCTGCGCTCTACAGAGTGGCCGACGCCCTCGTGTTTCCGTCGATCAAGGAGGGGTTCGGCCTCGTGGTCCTCGAAGCCATGGCGTCTGGCCTTCCGGTCGTCACGGCCGCTATCCGGCCCTTCACGGACTATCTCGACGCCGACGATGTCGTGTGGTGCGCGCCGGACCAGATCAGCTCCATCGCGGATGCGATGATGGTGGTGCTCGAGCCGGCCCTCGCGGCCGCCCTCGTGGCGCGCGGCCATCGCGTCGCCGCCCGCCATGATTGGCGCCGCGCCGCAGAGGCGCTCGGCTCAGTCTATCAGACGATGGGAGCGTTCACTCATGCCTGA
- a CDS encoding MSMEG_0570 family nitrogen starvation response protein, which translates to MPEMRFRVQWPDGAEDSCYSPSLVIKEFFTPGETYPMADFLTRSRQALTIASDRVQARYGMPCSLALGQLHRIEAASDKFSKISDAHVTVLSFHE; encoded by the coding sequence ATGCCTGAAATGCGGTTTCGCGTGCAATGGCCGGATGGCGCCGAGGACTCCTGCTACTCGCCTTCGCTCGTCATCAAGGAGTTCTTCACGCCCGGCGAGACCTATCCGATGGCTGATTTCCTGACGCGCAGCCGGCAGGCGCTCACCATCGCGAGCGACAGGGTGCAGGCGCGATACGGCATGCCATGTTCGCTCGCCCTCGGCCAGCTTCACCGGATCGAAGCCGCAAGCGACAAATTTTCGAAGATCTCCGACGCGCACGTCACCGTCCTCTCTTTCCATGAATGA
- a CDS encoding MSMEG_0569 family flavin-dependent oxidoreductase, with the protein MTAPALQAHYDVVVVGGGQAGLSVSAHLGERGIGHAIFEKNRIGHAWRSERWDAFCLVTPNWQCQLPSFPYAGPDPKGFMPRDAIVAYVEDFAAHIGAPVHQEVGVSRVGRDGGRFTVETEAGTVTADAVVMAISAYHKPNAPTMAKHLPSGIVQIHSSAYKNPDALPAGAVVVVGSGQSGCQIAEDLHLAGRQVHLVVGSAPRCPRVYRGRDAVEWLSDLGQYDMPVDRHPKGEAVRRQANHYLTGRDGGRDIDLRRFAQEGMRLHGRLTAIDGTTLRFGDDLVTNLDNADRVYNGICALIDKHIADSGIDAPSGQPYAADWQPDALSDALDLAVAAVSTVIWATGFRSDWSLVDLPLCDEGGYPRHSRGVTPIDGLYVVGMPWLHTWGSGRFLNVGRDAAYIAARIAERRTITAATRSGVDLARLAS; encoded by the coding sequence ATGACAGCACCAGCGCTTCAGGCCCACTACGACGTCGTCGTGGTTGGCGGTGGCCAAGCGGGCCTCTCGGTCAGTGCCCATCTCGGCGAACGCGGCATCGGTCACGCTATCTTCGAGAAAAACCGCATCGGCCACGCCTGGCGCAGCGAGCGCTGGGACGCTTTTTGCCTAGTGACGCCGAATTGGCAATGTCAGCTGCCGTCCTTTCCCTATGCCGGTCCCGATCCGAAAGGGTTCATGCCGCGCGACGCGATCGTCGCCTATGTGGAAGATTTTGCCGCCCATATCGGAGCGCCCGTCCACCAGGAGGTCGGCGTGTCGCGGGTTGGTCGCGATGGGGGGCGCTTCACGGTCGAGACGGAAGCCGGCACGGTGACGGCCGATGCTGTGGTCATGGCCATCAGCGCCTATCACAAGCCAAACGCACCGACGATGGCGAAGCATCTCCCTTCCGGGATCGTGCAGATCCACTCCTCCGCCTACAAGAACCCCGACGCGCTGCCGGCTGGAGCGGTGGTCGTGGTGGGCTCCGGCCAGTCGGGATGCCAGATCGCCGAGGACCTGCATCTCGCCGGGCGGCAGGTCCATTTGGTGGTCGGAAGCGCCCCCCGTTGTCCGCGCGTCTATCGCGGCCGAGATGCGGTGGAATGGCTGTCGGACCTCGGCCAATACGATATGCCGGTCGATCGCCACCCCAAGGGGGAGGCAGTTCGTCGGCAGGCCAACCACTATCTCACCGGCCGCGACGGCGGCCGCGACATCGACCTGCGCCGCTTCGCCCAGGAGGGCATGCGGCTCCATGGCCGCCTCACCGCCATTGACGGCACGACGCTCCGTTTCGGCGACGATCTCGTCACCAACCTCGACAACGCCGATCGCGTCTACAACGGCATCTGCGCGCTGATCGACAAGCATATCGCTGACAGCGGCATCGATGCGCCCTCCGGCCAGCCCTATGCGGCGGACTGGCAGCCCGACGCGCTTTCCGATGCGCTCGATCTTGCGGTTGCCGCGGTCTCGACCGTGATCTGGGCCACCGGGTTTCGCTCGGACTGGTCGCTCGTCGACCTGCCGCTCTGCGATGAAGGGGGCTATCCGCGCCACTCACGGGGGGTCACGCCGATCGACGGCCTCTACGTCGTCGGCATGCCCTGGCTTCACACATGGGGGTCGGGACGGTTTCTGAATGTCGGGAGAGACGCGGCCTATATCGCCGCGCGGATCGCGGAGCGACGGACGATCACCGCCGCCACACGAAGCGGCGTCGATCTCGCCCGTCTCGCGAGCTGA
- a CDS encoding Pnap_2097 family protein, which produces MTIAVALVSGEPQGKAAPASVSQSLVALGMPHLTAYGLSETWLLKELGHRHWQLIAQASGLPRAMFRDRAGDTVYAAFCGVTILDGRLDAVCEHDDLLIASDIARVSRTQFASRHSLSCEGRALGHVEMLSVFVKRDAVGENRSIVRVAVEGLASMPLVPEFSTLTSRVPMLRRGEWTEHLGFRTDAAPMREATMVLPCPSQDFNGAGLLYFSSFQAAVDRVEWETFGSRYPALTTVSREIVYQGNINIGEPIAIALRGLRETAERLDHWYRVTAASSGRVLADVFSSRAQANCMT; this is translated from the coding sequence ATGACGATCGCGGTCGCACTCGTTTCGGGCGAGCCACAGGGCAAGGCGGCGCCCGCCTCCGTGTCCCAATCTCTGGTCGCGCTCGGGATGCCGCATCTGACAGCCTACGGGCTCTCGGAAACTTGGCTCCTGAAAGAGCTCGGGCATCGCCATTGGCAGTTGATCGCGCAGGCATCCGGCCTTCCGCGCGCGATGTTCCGCGATCGAGCCGGCGACACCGTCTATGCCGCGTTCTGCGGCGTTACCATTCTGGACGGCCGCCTCGACGCGGTGTGTGAGCATGACGATCTGCTGATTGCCTCCGACATCGCTCGTGTGTCGCGTACGCAATTTGCCAGTCGCCATTCCCTGTCGTGCGAGGGGAGGGCGCTTGGCCATGTCGAGATGCTGTCGGTTTTCGTCAAGCGGGATGCGGTAGGCGAGAACCGATCGATCGTCCGCGTCGCGGTCGAGGGGCTTGCGTCGATGCCTCTCGTGCCGGAGTTTTCGACCTTGACAAGCCGCGTCCCGATGCTGCGGCGGGGCGAGTGGACCGAGCATTTAGGCTTCCGCACCGATGCCGCGCCGATGAGAGAGGCCACTATGGTCCTGCCGTGCCCGTCGCAGGACTTTAACGGTGCAGGTTTGCTTTATTTCTCGTCGTTTCAGGCGGCTGTCGATCGGGTCGAATGGGAAACTTTCGGCTCGAGATATCCGGCGTTGACCACCGTGTCGCGCGAGATCGTCTATCAGGGCAATATCAACATAGGCGAACCGATCGCCATCGCGCTTCGCGGCTTGCGTGAGACCGCGGAGCGACTCGATCACTGGTATCGTGTCACCGCTGCCTCGAGCGGTCGGGTGCTCGCCGATGTCTTTTCAAGCAGGGCGCAAGCGAACTGCATGACGTGA
- a CDS encoding HD domain-containing protein, with the protein MITTDAAIPDSALARKITEFVRDRETELLFNHSSRVYHFGALSGVHRGLTFDRELLYAGAMFHDLGLMPAHASANERFEVDGAHAARDFLREHGISEEDASTVWTAIALHTTPGVPVHMHPVVALVTAGVEMDVLGLTYKEYSEAERSSVVTAFPRPSDFKEEIIQAFYEGIKHKPDTTFGNVKADVIADKDPHFHRGNFCSVIRGSAWR; encoded by the coding sequence GTGATCACGACCGATGCCGCCATTCCCGACAGCGCTCTCGCGCGCAAGATCACGGAATTTGTCCGTGATCGCGAGACCGAGTTGCTCTTCAACCATTCGAGCCGCGTGTATCATTTCGGCGCGCTCTCCGGCGTTCATCGCGGGCTGACGTTCGACCGCGAACTGCTCTATGCGGGAGCGATGTTCCACGACCTCGGCCTGATGCCCGCACATGCGAGCGCCAACGAGCGATTCGAGGTCGATGGCGCTCACGCCGCCCGTGACTTTCTTCGCGAACATGGAATCTCGGAAGAGGATGCCTCTACGGTCTGGACCGCAATCGCGCTGCACACCACGCCGGGCGTCCCGGTCCATATGCACCCGGTGGTCGCCCTTGTGACGGCGGGCGTCGAGATGGACGTGCTGGGCCTGACCTACAAGGAGTATTCCGAGGCGGAGCGCTCGAGCGTGGTCACGGCTTTTCCTCGCCCCTCGGACTTCAAGGAGGAGATCATCCAAGCCTTCTACGAAGGCATCAAGCACAAGCCCGACACAACATTCGGAAACGTCAAGGCCGACGTGATCGCCGACAAGGACCCGCATTTCCATCGCGGCAACTTCTGCTCCGTGATCAGAGGGTCGGCTTGGCGGTAG